The following are encoded together in the Myxococcus virescens genome:
- a CDS encoding GAF domain-containing sensor histidine kinase, translated as MKTETRAVRIAGGPAPESFQALFEALDAPAAMCDPALRLVAVNDAFRRFCADQHVAVEEVARTLAGASVPADGASCDVELLPDLPGVVLTLSRRGDVVAVRARNEPELSRNRLVVAERALLEQARTEGVLLDLGRSVAEAGGEEELVAAVARGVKELFPGRSFCIRITDSRTGGLTSLYAEGRLKEGAHEPLVLMERAVEKTSLDRASLPVDRVAVLGEVPLLFQDSTHGVSAPLVASGQLFGAINMEYPADFVSDVPHDERVLLQLANQVAVAVKNAKLIDELTFVRKYLEDLLEKANALILVANRDKQVVVFNQALSALTGFGKEEVLGRDFFWLIPESEHLRLNQLIAAAIRGEPVNSFETRLLTSSGAEVRVSFATSSKLSQHGEVEGVIAIGQDITVVKELEKRIIHAEKLASIGQLAASVVHEINNPMTAVATYADALLQRSRMTPGANPADQEKLRKILESSHRILRFTRDLVSYARPAQDRPERVQLNAIVDMAVGFCEHVVAQARVSIQREYIDLPPLSAVRANLVQVFVNLITNACHAMPPGGSVILATGRDGQDAVVKVRDTGTGIEPKHLQRIFEPFFTTKPEGRGTGLGLSICQGIVENHGGRLTVESTMGEGTTFIVRLPLQQG; from the coding sequence ATGAAGACTGAGACCCGCGCCGTGCGCATCGCCGGCGGCCCTGCCCCCGAGTCCTTCCAGGCCCTGTTCGAGGCGCTCGACGCCCCCGCGGCCATGTGTGACCCGGCCCTGCGCCTGGTCGCCGTCAACGACGCCTTCCGCCGCTTCTGCGCCGACCAGCACGTGGCCGTGGAGGAGGTGGCGCGCACCCTGGCCGGCGCCAGCGTGCCGGCGGATGGCGCCAGCTGCGACGTGGAGCTCTTGCCCGACCTGCCCGGCGTGGTGTTGACGCTGTCCCGCCGGGGCGACGTGGTGGCCGTCCGCGCGCGCAACGAGCCGGAGCTGTCTCGCAACCGGCTGGTGGTGGCGGAGCGGGCCCTTCTGGAGCAGGCGCGCACCGAAGGCGTGCTGTTGGACCTGGGCCGCAGCGTGGCCGAGGCCGGCGGCGAGGAGGAGCTGGTCGCCGCGGTGGCTCGCGGCGTGAAGGAGCTGTTCCCCGGGCGTTCGTTCTGCATCCGCATCACCGACTCGCGGACGGGCGGCCTCACGTCGCTCTACGCGGAGGGGCGGCTGAAGGAAGGCGCGCACGAGCCGCTGGTGCTGATGGAGCGCGCGGTGGAGAAGACGAGCCTGGACCGCGCGTCCCTGCCCGTGGACCGCGTGGCGGTGCTGGGCGAAGTCCCGCTGCTGTTCCAGGACAGCACCCACGGCGTGAGCGCGCCGCTGGTTGCCAGCGGGCAACTCTTCGGCGCCATCAACATGGAGTACCCGGCGGACTTCGTCTCCGACGTGCCGCATGACGAGCGCGTGCTGCTCCAGCTCGCCAACCAGGTGGCGGTGGCGGTGAAGAACGCGAAGCTCATCGATGAGCTGACGTTCGTCCGCAAGTACCTGGAGGACCTGCTGGAGAAGGCCAACGCCCTCATCCTGGTGGCGAACCGGGACAAGCAGGTCGTCGTCTTCAACCAGGCGCTGAGCGCGCTCACCGGCTTCGGCAAGGAAGAGGTGCTGGGCCGGGACTTCTTCTGGCTCATCCCGGAGAGCGAGCACCTGCGGCTCAACCAGCTCATCGCCGCGGCGATTCGCGGCGAGCCGGTGAACAGCTTCGAGACGCGGCTGCTGACGAGCAGCGGCGCGGAGGTGCGCGTCTCCTTCGCGACCTCCTCCAAGCTCTCCCAGCACGGGGAGGTGGAGGGCGTCATCGCCATCGGTCAGGACATCACGGTGGTGAAGGAGCTGGAGAAGCGCATCATCCACGCGGAGAAGCTGGCCTCCATCGGTCAGCTCGCCGCCAGCGTGGTGCACGAAATCAACAACCCGATGACGGCGGTGGCCACGTACGCGGACGCGCTGCTCCAGCGCTCGCGGATGACGCCGGGGGCCAACCCGGCGGACCAGGAGAAGCTGCGCAAAATCCTGGAGAGCAGCCACCGCATCCTCCGCTTCACGCGAGACCTGGTCAGCTACGCGCGCCCGGCGCAGGACCGGCCGGAGCGGGTGCAACTCAACGCCATCGTGGACATGGCGGTGGGCTTCTGCGAGCACGTGGTGGCCCAGGCGCGCGTCAGCATCCAGCGCGAGTACATCGACCTGCCGCCCCTGTCCGCCGTGCGCGCCAACCTGGTGCAGGTGTTCGTCAACCTCATCACCAACGCGTGCCACGCGATGCCGCCGGGAGGCTCCGTCATCCTGGCCACGGGCCGTGACGGGCAGGACGCGGTGGTGAAGGTGCGCGACACGGGCACGGGCATCGAGCCCAAGCACCTGCAGCGCATCTTCGAGCCCTTCTTCACCACCAAGCCGGAAGGGCGGGGCACCGGCTTGGGGCTCTCCATCTGCCAGGGCATCGTGGAGAACCACGGTGGCCGGCTGACGGTGGAGAGCACCATGGGCGAGGGCACCACCTTCATCGTGCGCCTGCCGCTTCAGCAGGGCTGA
- a CDS encoding bifunctional methionine sulfoxide reductase B/A protein, whose protein sequence is MPTASTSSSLARRLMPLALAALAVLSACTEARGAAPTAPGPTIQDTRRYEKPSDADLRRTLSPLAYEVTQKGATEPAFRNPLWNHHDEGLYVDVVSGEPLFSSRDKFDSGTGWPSFTRPVDSARVVEKRDSTQGMERVEVRSKAAGSHLGHLFGDGPAPAKTRYCINSAALRFVAVNDLAKEGYGAWLPLFGRPAPAAATKRQDASPFTETALLAGGCFWGMEDLLRKIPGVVQTEVGYTGGSSAFRNPTYHDVSSGKTGHAEAVRVVFDPTRLTYETLLEQGFFRMHDPTTLNRQGNDVGTQYRSAIFYLSDAQKRVAEQVKARVDASKKWPRPVVTQIVPAGAFTPAEDYHQDYLVKNPGGYTCHYMRD, encoded by the coding sequence ATGCCCACCGCCTCCACGTCCTCGTCCCTGGCCCGTCGGCTCATGCCCCTGGCCCTTGCCGCGCTCGCCGTGCTGTCCGCGTGCACCGAGGCCCGCGGGGCCGCGCCCACCGCGCCAGGCCCCACCATCCAGGACACCCGCCGCTACGAGAAGCCCTCGGACGCCGACTTGCGGCGCACCTTGTCCCCGCTGGCCTATGAGGTGACGCAGAAGGGCGCCACGGAGCCCGCCTTCCGCAATCCCCTGTGGAACCACCACGACGAGGGCCTCTACGTCGACGTGGTGAGCGGCGAGCCCCTCTTCTCCTCGCGCGACAAGTTCGACTCCGGCACCGGCTGGCCCAGCTTCACTCGCCCGGTGGACAGCGCTCGCGTCGTCGAGAAGCGGGACAGCACACAGGGCATGGAGCGTGTGGAGGTGCGCTCGAAGGCCGCGGGCTCACACCTGGGCCACCTCTTCGGAGACGGCCCCGCGCCCGCGAAGACGCGCTACTGCATCAACTCCGCGGCCCTGCGCTTCGTCGCGGTGAATGACCTGGCGAAGGAGGGTTATGGGGCCTGGCTGCCACTCTTCGGCCGCCCCGCTCCGGCCGCCGCCACGAAGCGCCAGGACGCCTCGCCCTTCACGGAGACAGCGCTGCTGGCGGGTGGGTGCTTCTGGGGCATGGAGGACCTGCTGCGCAAGATTCCCGGCGTCGTCCAGACGGAGGTGGGCTACACGGGCGGCTCCAGCGCCTTCCGCAATCCCACGTATCACGACGTGAGCTCCGGCAAGACGGGGCACGCCGAAGCCGTGCGCGTCGTGTTCGACCCCACCCGGCTGACGTACGAGACGCTGCTGGAGCAGGGGTTCTTCCGCATGCACGACCCGACGACGCTCAACCGTCAGGGCAATGACGTGGGCACGCAGTACCGCTCCGCCATCTTCTACCTGTCCGACGCCCAGAAGCGCGTCGCCGAGCAGGTGAAGGCGCGGGTGGATGCCTCCAAGAAGTGGCCCCGGCCCGTCGTCACGCAGATTGTGCCCGCGGGCGCCTTCACCCCCGCCGAGGACTATCACCAGGACTACCTGGTGAAGAACCCGGGCGGCTACACCTGCCACTACATGCGGGACTGA
- a CDS encoding general secretion pathway protein GspE, translating to MARKRIGELLLEQRAISVAQLEAGLAAHRKSGQRLGATLIAQGAITEATLADALSQALGLPRVDLAATTPEWAAVHMLRARFCEQHDLFPIALESTGGRKQLVVAMSDPLNVTAVEEIEFTTGLKVSPRVAPLSTVRGAILRYYHKVPVASPSASRPAPARPAAKPVQAAPPVTRPTAPPSEEDDDEEVIIGEELPPGEATQRTSLAELIRAREEQSRQKRGQGGAAKPKAAVANTGGVLDDLDYLFGQAREDPDRVEELERKFWALMRIMARKGLLTNEEFTRELDDEDKASGES from the coding sequence ATGGCGAGGAAGCGCATTGGCGAGCTCCTGTTGGAGCAGCGGGCGATCAGCGTCGCCCAGCTCGAGGCGGGGCTCGCGGCTCACCGGAAATCAGGACAGCGTCTGGGGGCCACCCTCATCGCGCAGGGTGCCATCACGGAGGCCACGCTCGCGGACGCGCTGAGCCAGGCCCTGGGGTTGCCGCGAGTGGACCTCGCGGCCACCACGCCGGAGTGGGCGGCGGTGCACATGCTGCGCGCGCGCTTCTGCGAACAGCACGACTTGTTCCCCATCGCACTGGAGAGCACAGGCGGGCGCAAACAGCTCGTGGTGGCGATGAGCGATCCGCTCAACGTGACGGCGGTGGAGGAGATTGAGTTCACCACCGGCCTCAAGGTCAGCCCGCGCGTGGCGCCGCTGTCCACCGTGCGCGGCGCCATCCTCCGCTACTACCACAAGGTGCCGGTGGCCTCGCCCTCCGCCAGCCGCCCCGCGCCCGCGAGGCCCGCCGCGAAGCCGGTGCAGGCCGCGCCGCCGGTGACACGCCCCACGGCGCCGCCGTCCGAAGAGGATGACGACGAGGAGGTCATCATCGGCGAGGAGCTGCCGCCCGGCGAGGCGACGCAGCGCACGTCCCTGGCGGAGCTGATTCGCGCCCGCGAGGAGCAGAGCAGGCAGAAGCGCGGACAGGGCGGCGCCGCGAAGCCCAAGGCCGCGGTGGCGAACACGGGCGGCGTGCTGGACGACTTGGACTACCTCTTCGGACAAGCGCGAGAAGACCCCGACCGCGTCGAGGAGCTGGAGCGGAAGTTCTGGGCGCTGATGCGCATCATGGCGCGCAAGGGCCTGCTCACGAACGAGGAGTTCACCCGCGAGCTGGACGACGAGGACAAGGCCAGCGGCGAGTCGTGA
- a CDS encoding MotA/TolQ/ExbB proton channel family protein, which translates to MDLASVTNLTVLANVGGPQRGFFEEIAMRWEAGQWGMYPIAACLIVALAIMVERSIILFGKASINKEAFLRGLKKHIYAGDLDKAINYVAGQKSTPLTNVIKAGLMNVPKGNDEVQAALDEASLRETPKIEARTGYLAMLGNAAMLAGLLGTVSGLIACFEAVANVNPADKAAILAIGISEAMNCTGFGLLTAIPALISFSVLTGRTQSLINDINETSVSVLNLIVANKDKFKNLNVPTAARDEE; encoded by the coding sequence ATGGACCTGGCGTCTGTGACGAACCTGACCGTGCTGGCGAATGTCGGCGGCCCTCAGCGGGGCTTCTTCGAAGAAATCGCCATGCGCTGGGAGGCCGGCCAGTGGGGTATGTACCCCATCGCCGCCTGCCTCATCGTGGCACTCGCCATCATGGTCGAGCGAAGCATCATCCTTTTCGGCAAGGCCTCCATCAACAAGGAGGCCTTCCTGCGTGGCCTGAAGAAGCACATCTACGCGGGTGACCTGGACAAGGCCATCAACTACGTGGCCGGCCAGAAGTCCACGCCGCTGACGAACGTCATCAAGGCCGGTCTGATGAACGTTCCGAAGGGCAACGACGAGGTCCAGGCCGCGCTCGACGAGGCCAGCCTCCGCGAGACGCCGAAGATCGAGGCCCGCACCGGTTACCTCGCCATGCTCGGCAACGCGGCGATGCTCGCCGGTCTGCTCGGAACGGTGTCCGGTCTCATCGCCTGCTTCGAGGCCGTGGCCAACGTGAACCCGGCCGACAAGGCGGCGATTCTCGCCATCGGTATCTCTGAAGCCATGAACTGCACCGGCTTCGGTCTGCTCACGGCCATCCCGGCGCTGATCTCCTTCTCCGTGCTGACGGGCCGCACGCAGAGCCTCATCAACGACATCAACGAGACCAGCGTCTCCGTCCTCAACCTCATCGTGGCCAACAAGGACAAGTTCAAGAACCTGAACGTCCCCACGGCGGCTCGCGACGAGGAGTAG
- a CDS encoding ExbD/TolR family protein, with protein sequence MAGGMDTGGGKGGKKSLDTSINLTAFIDLMAVTISFLILTAVWTQIGRLQVSQAGGPSTEEEQQQEEQTKTVQLNLLITPTELRLSADQSAFDPIPLTKDAKGKTDLSKLVARFKELKAQLPDQSAITLQPEDKVRYEDLVRIIDECIGAGLPQVSVSAAMG encoded by the coding sequence ATGGCCGGCGGAATGGACACAGGTGGAGGCAAAGGCGGCAAGAAGTCGCTCGACACCTCTATCAACCTCACGGCATTCATCGACCTGATGGCGGTGACCATCAGCTTCCTCATCCTGACGGCGGTCTGGACCCAGATTGGCCGGCTCCAGGTTTCGCAGGCGGGTGGCCCCTCCACGGAGGAGGAGCAGCAGCAGGAAGAGCAGACCAAGACGGTCCAGCTCAACCTGCTCATCACGCCCACGGAGCTGCGGCTGTCCGCGGACCAGAGCGCCTTCGATCCGATTCCCCTCACCAAGGATGCGAAGGGCAAGACGGACCTGTCCAAGCTGGTGGCGCGCTTCAAGGAACTGAAGGCGCAGCTGCCGGACCAGTCCGCCATCACCCTGCAACCTGAAGACAAGGTCCGCTACGAGGACCTGGTCCGCATCATTGACGAGTGCATCGGCGCTGGGCTGCCCCAGGTGTCGGTGTCCGCGGCGATGGGCTAG
- a CDS encoding ExbD/TolR family protein — protein sequence MAIQVPGKRYGKRLQHSKVFGHGGTAKKSGYSDLLITPLVDMFIIIVLFLIANFSATGEVLMMTKDIELPEAVNVKEVEMHPVVMVSGDQISVSGTIIGRVEDFTKDEYLNIPSLEEKLRDMKKQYEDLHSMAQDTANTFKGDINIQAHKDVEYSIIKRVMFSCATAGYNNINFAVITAGDAEAVKAASTKATP from the coding sequence ATGGCCATTCAGGTTCCAGGCAAGCGATACGGCAAGCGGCTCCAGCACTCCAAGGTGTTCGGGCACGGCGGGACCGCGAAGAAGAGCGGTTACTCCGACCTTCTCATCACCCCGCTGGTCGACATGTTCATCATCATCGTGCTCTTCCTCATCGCGAACTTCTCCGCGACGGGTGAGGTGCTGATGATGACCAAGGACATCGAGCTTCCCGAGGCGGTCAACGTCAAGGAAGTGGAGATGCACCCGGTGGTGATGGTCTCCGGTGATCAGATCAGCGTCTCCGGCACCATCATTGGCCGCGTGGAGGACTTCACCAAGGACGAGTACCTCAACATCCCGTCGCTGGAGGAGAAGCTCCGCGACATGAAGAAGCAGTACGAGGACCTCCACTCCATGGCGCAGGACACGGCCAACACCTTCAAGGGCGACATCAACATCCAGGCCCACAAGGACGTGGAGTACTCCATCATCAAGCGGGTGATGTTCAGCTGCGCCACGGCGGGCTACAACAACATCAACTTCGCGGTGATTACGGCGGGCGATGCCGAGGCGGTGAAGGCCGCCAGCACCAAGGCCACCCCGTAG
- a CDS encoding HAD family hydrolase: MLLRAVIFDLDGTLVDSLGDIADATNHALAHHGLPTHPESAYLRFVGSGVRELIRRAVPSGQDALIEPVLASYKAYYDGHLFDRTAHYPGIPEMLTALAAQGAKLAVLSNKSDDFVKRLVARLLPQASFAAVYGERPELPRKPDPTAALALASELGVPPAACGFVGDTSIDMDTARAAGMYGVGVAWGFREVDELKAHGARAVAATAAELLAALRDARP, from the coding sequence ATGCTGCTTCGTGCCGTCATCTTCGACCTCGATGGAACCCTGGTGGACTCGCTGGGGGACATCGCCGATGCGACGAACCACGCGCTGGCCCACCACGGTCTGCCCACCCATCCGGAGTCCGCGTACCTGCGCTTCGTGGGCAGCGGTGTCCGGGAGTTGATTCGCCGGGCGGTGCCTTCAGGGCAGGACGCGCTCATCGAGCCGGTGCTGGCCTCCTACAAGGCCTACTACGACGGCCACCTCTTCGACCGCACCGCGCACTACCCGGGCATCCCGGAGATGCTGACCGCGCTGGCCGCCCAGGGCGCGAAGCTGGCGGTGCTCAGCAACAAGTCAGACGACTTCGTGAAGCGCCTGGTCGCACGCCTGCTGCCGCAAGCCTCCTTCGCCGCCGTGTACGGTGAGCGGCCGGAGCTGCCGCGCAAGCCGGACCCGACGGCGGCGCTGGCGTTGGCCTCGGAGCTGGGCGTACCGCCCGCGGCCTGCGGCTTCGTGGGGGACACCTCCATCGACATGGACACGGCGCGCGCGGCGGGGATGTACGGCGTGGGCGTGGCCTGGGGCTTCCGCGAGGTGGACGAGCTGAAGGCCCACGGCGCGCGCGCGGTGGCCGCCACCGCGGCGGAGTTGCTGGCGGCGCTGCGGGATGCCAGGCCTTGA
- a CDS encoding HupE/UreJ family protein, whose protein sequence is MSRVALLSLLLASLSALAQKPSDSYLQIIEADGQGISGRWDVSLQDLDDVLGLDAGGDGAITWGEVLAREADIRRYVLGRLVLGAEGSPCALVPQGGLHIRQHSDGAYAVLDFDARCTGPAARLDVDYTLLFDRDPLHRGIVRVGAREPLIFSASQHFARVRLRDESPWRTAERMTVEGALHVVTRADHLLFLFALLLPSVLRRDADGRWVAVSDFGTALWDVVKVVSAFTVAHALTLVAATLGWASLPPRFVSVAIALGILVAALDNVRPLGWGTRWTVAFVLGLLHGFGFASVLAGMGLSAGSLALALLGFNLGVELGQVAFVAALLPLAFVLRQAPLYRRAVVVGGSVAIALLACVWLAERALGLGVSVT, encoded by the coding sequence ATGAGCCGCGTTGCCCTGCTGTCGCTCCTGCTGGCCTCCCTGTCCGCCCTGGCGCAAAAGCCGAGCGACAGCTACCTGCAAATCATCGAGGCGGACGGCCAAGGCATCTCCGGCCGGTGGGACGTGTCGCTCCAGGACCTGGACGACGTCCTCGGGTTGGACGCGGGCGGAGACGGCGCCATCACCTGGGGCGAGGTGCTGGCGCGCGAGGCCGACATCCGGCGCTATGTGCTCGGCCGGCTGGTGCTCGGGGCGGAAGGTTCGCCCTGTGCGCTCGTTCCCCAGGGCGGGCTGCACATCCGGCAGCACTCGGACGGGGCCTATGCGGTGCTGGACTTCGACGCGCGCTGCACCGGCCCCGCCGCGCGGCTGGACGTGGACTACACGCTGCTGTTCGATCGCGACCCGCTTCACCGGGGCATCGTGCGCGTGGGCGCGCGCGAGCCGCTCATCTTCTCCGCGTCCCAGCACTTCGCGCGGGTGCGCCTGCGGGACGAGTCTCCCTGGCGCACCGCGGAGCGCATGACGGTGGAGGGGGCGCTGCACGTCGTGACGCGGGCCGACCACCTGCTCTTCCTCTTCGCGCTGCTGCTGCCCTCGGTCCTTCGCCGTGACGCGGACGGGCGGTGGGTGGCCGTCTCGGATTTCGGCACGGCGCTGTGGGACGTGGTGAAGGTGGTGTCCGCCTTCACCGTGGCGCACGCGCTGACGTTGGTCGCCGCCACGCTGGGCTGGGCATCCCTGCCGCCGCGCTTCGTGTCGGTCGCCATCGCGCTGGGCATCCTGGTGGCGGCGCTCGACAACGTCCGCCCCCTGGGGTGGGGGACTCGCTGGACGGTGGCCTTCGTGCTGGGACTGCTGCACGGTTTCGGCTTCGCGTCGGTGCTGGCGGGGATGGGGCTGTCCGCCGGAAGCCTCGCGCTGGCGCTGCTGGGCTTCAACCTGGGCGTGGAGCTGGGACAGGTGGCCTTCGTGGCCGCGTTGTTGCCCCTGGCCTTCGTCTTGCGACAGGCGCCGCTCTACCGCCGCGCGGTCGTCGTGGGCGGCTCGGTGGCCATCGCGCTGCTGGCGTGCGTCTGGTTGGCGGAGCGCGCCCTGGGCCTGGGCGTGTCGGTTACCTGA